A portion of the Ricinus communis isolate WT05 ecotype wild-type chromosome 10, ASM1957865v1, whole genome shotgun sequence genome contains these proteins:
- the LOC8288391 gene encoding ethylene-responsive transcription factor ERF024: MASEVESLKVSKLKRYPRYRILGPFMSLSKVEVNFAAKTQSNPDVQQRAVLHPKSLKDRQCSSSTTGLHFHDLLLLISDSSVFDLHINGFSHLSASLQTHHLPAISLNSLSYHYQNTMHCSQPSNTSTNSSVSGRHPVYRGVRRRSSGKWVSEIREPKKPNRIWLGTFPTPEMAAVAYDVAALALKGRDAELNFPNSAASLPVPASASPRDIQAAAASAAAAIGAARDALGIGSSSHQTVIMQESNYRPMVHEFVDEDLIFDMPNLLVNMAEGMLLSPPRLDIAPDAAFDDENPGDQNLWKFT, from the exons ATGGCGAGCGAG GTTGAGTCCTTGAAGGTCTCCAAACTCAAACGTTATCCACGATACAGAATCCTGGGTCCATTCATGTCTCTATCAAAGGTTGAGG TTAATTTTGCCGCAAAAACGCAGTCCAACCCAGATGTCCAACAAAGAGCTGTCTTACACCCCAAATCCTTAAAAGACAGGCAGTGCAGTTCATCAACAACTGGTTTGCACTTTcatgatcttcttcttctaatttCAGATTCTTCTGTTTTCGATCTCCATATAAATGGCTTCTCTCACTTATCAGCATCACTTCAAACCCATCATCTTCCCGCCATTAGTCTtaactctttatcttatcaCTATCAAAACACAATGCATTGTTCTCAGCCAAGCAACACTTCCACCAATTCTTCTGTCTCTGGCCGCCATCCCGTTTATCGAGGAGTTAGGCGAAGGAGTAGTGGAAAATGGGTATCTGAAATTAGAGAGCCTAAAAAGCCTAATAGGATTTGGTTAGGCACATTTCCAACTCCTGAAATGGCTGCTGTTGCTTATGATGTTGCAGCTTTAGCACTCAAAGGTAGAGATGCTGAACTTAATTTTCCAAACTCAGCTGCTTCTCTTCCTGTTCCAGCATCTGCTTCGCCTCGTGATATTCAGGCGGCTGCTGcttctgctgctgctgctataGGCGCTGCAAGGGATGCGTTAGGAATTGGTTCTAGTAGTCATCAAACAGTaataatgcaagaaagtaactACAGGCCAATGGTCCATGAATTTGTTGATGAAGATTTGATATTTGATATGCCTAATCTCTTAGTTAATATGGCTGAAGGAATGCTTCTTAGCCCTCCTCGCTTGGACATTGCTCCTGATGCTGCTTTTGATGATGAAAATCCTGGAGACCAAAATCTTTggaaatttacttaa